The following coding sequences lie in one Bacteroides helcogenes P 36-108 genomic window:
- a CDS encoding site-specific integrase, translated as MNKIIYTLVYNRKKCLNKKGVALVQVEAYLNRKKKYFSTKVYLKPEQWDAKKLIVKNHPNADALNRLIYEYISQMEKKELELWQQGRRISLELLKEMLNTNENNASFIPFLYKEITNSILKKSTKKNHLSTLALLQEFKKDVTFSELTFEFISSFEHFLQLKGYHTNTVAKHMKHLKKYINVAINKEYMSMQQYAFRKYKIRMVENKHTHLIPEELDKLEKLDLTGKNTKYQKTLDAFLFCCYAGMRYSDFISLMPNNIVEINKEIWLVYKSVKTNTEVRLPLYLLFGGKGIDILRKYWDNIQAFFHIKDNSNANKDLIILARLAGISKKISFHTARHTNATLLIYNGVNITTVQKLLGHKSVKTTQIYTNVMDMTIVCDLEKNLGNNFPVR; from the coding sequence ATGAACAAAATTATTTACACTTTAGTTTACAACAGGAAAAAATGCCTCAACAAGAAAGGGGTGGCGTTAGTACAAGTGGAAGCCTATTTGAATAGAAAAAAGAAGTATTTTTCCACCAAAGTTTATCTGAAGCCGGAACAATGGGATGCAAAGAAGCTTATCGTCAAGAATCATCCAAATGCCGATGCGCTGAACAGGCTTATATACGAATATATATCTCAAATGGAAAAAAAAGAGTTGGAATTGTGGCAACAGGGGAGACGTATTTCTTTAGAGTTGTTGAAGGAGATGCTCAATACAAACGAGAATAATGCATCTTTTATTCCTTTTTTATATAAAGAAATTACGAATTCCATATTGAAGAAGAGTACCAAAAAGAACCATCTTTCTACACTGGCATTACTGCAAGAGTTCAAGAAGGATGTGACATTTTCTGAACTGACTTTTGAATTCATATCTTCATTCGAGCATTTCCTCCAACTGAAAGGGTATCATACGAATACCGTCGCCAAACACATGAAACACCTGAAAAAGTATATCAACGTTGCAATTAATAAGGAATATATGAGCATGCAACAATATGCTTTTCGGAAATACAAAATCAGAATGGTAGAAAATAAACATACACATTTAATACCCGAAGAATTGGATAAATTAGAGAAGTTGGACTTGACAGGAAAAAATACTAAGTATCAGAAAACGCTGGATGCATTCTTGTTTTGTTGCTATGCCGGGATGCGATATTCTGATTTTATAAGTTTGATGCCCAATAATATTGTGGAAATTAACAAAGAAATCTGGTTGGTTTATAAATCGGTCAAGACCAATACGGAAGTAAGATTGCCACTATATCTCCTTTTTGGGGGCAAAGGAATAGATATTTTAAGGAAATATTGGGATAATATTCAAGCATTCTTCCATATCAAGGATAATTCTAATGCGAACAAGGATTTAATCATTCTGGCCCGTTTGGCCGGTATTTCAAAAAAAATATCATTTCACACCGCGCGCCATACCAATGCTACATTATTAATATATAATGGTGTCAACATTACCACTGTACAAAAACTCTTAGGGCATAAGAGCGTAAAGACTACTCAGATATATACGAATGTTATGGACATGACTATTGTATGTGATTTGGAGAAGAACTTAGGAAATAACTTTCCGGTACGCTGA
- a CDS encoding SusC/RagA family TonB-linked outer membrane protein: protein MKRKLMLLLACLFVGIGLVTAQTQKVTGVVISEEDGQPVIGASVLVKGTQIGVITGVEGDFSLPNVPSSAKTLVISYVGMQMQEVAIKPNVRVVMKPDTELLDEVVVVAYGTAKKESLTGSISVVDSKKIEKRVSTSVTGALEGSAPGVQVNNTYGEPGAAPSIRIRGFGTMVATSDPLSNKSASNPLYVVDGVPFDGNIAELNPNDIESMSILKDAASSALYGNRAANGVVLITTKSGRGSNKPSVTLQINQGIYNRGLPEYDRLGADQWMEASWIAMKNYAMTGSLGLNAADAAAYATAHVVSDYARRNIYDGADNALFDANGKLTAKRLSGYDDLDWTDDIQRNGYRQEYNLSANSSGEKLSVYSSVGYLNEKGYVIASGYERFSGRVNTTFTPNKWFKAGVNLSGSTTKRDYNSNASGNAYGNPFYITRYTAPIYPLFMHNADGSYALDEFGNKQYDTTSPYLDNRNIAYELRQNKQETRRNLLNGQAFATINLPYDFSITVKGDMTNTTENRKKYDNPVIGDGATNNGRLTGTSYQYTNYTMQELINWKHSYGVNNVDVMLGHENYSWERKYTSGMNTGMAVEGNLTIGNFLKNSFLEGYDDEYKTESYLARARYNYDERYFVEASFRRDGSSRFHPDNRWGNFYSVGASWNIKREEFMRSLDWVNHLKLRASYGEVGNDLGVNFYGYMALYSIEKNAAKAALVKKSLAAPGIKWETTQTMDIALEGRLFDRLNFQIGYFDKRSKDLLFEVRLPLSAGSYPFDENKMNLTQYKNIGTVSNRGIELALDVDAISSRDWRWNIGLDATFLKNKIVKLPDGKDILHGIQNYSEGHSIYEFYTYHFEGVDQMTGQSLYKIDPDKAETAAKNNALVNINGKDYTTKTAYGQRDWAGSALPKVYGSVSSSLSWKDLSLSLLFTYSLGGKTYDGAYRSLMSTSSASSASANHKDILNSWMGVPEGMTETSANRIDANGLPSIDFNRSSDNNDTSDRWLTSASYLVLKNLNLGYSLPKNWIQHLGIGGVTLTAGIENLFTLTSRKGLNPQYSFNGGSDDTYVTARVYNFGLTVKF from the coding sequence ATGAAAAGAAAATTAATGCTGTTATTGGCCTGTCTTTTTGTAGGAATAGGCCTGGTAACTGCCCAGACACAGAAGGTCACAGGTGTTGTGATTTCTGAAGAAGACGGGCAGCCAGTTATTGGAGCCTCTGTATTGGTAAAAGGAACACAAATTGGCGTTATTACCGGTGTAGAAGGTGATTTTTCATTACCAAACGTACCAAGTTCCGCGAAAACTTTGGTGATTTCTTATGTTGGTATGCAAATGCAAGAAGTGGCGATTAAACCGAATGTAAGAGTTGTGATGAAGCCTGATACAGAGCTGCTTGATGAAGTTGTGGTGGTGGCTTATGGAACGGCTAAAAAGGAATCTTTGACGGGTTCTATCTCGGTGGTTGACTCTAAGAAAATAGAAAAACGCGTAAGTACAAGTGTCACTGGTGCTCTTGAAGGTTCTGCTCCGGGTGTGCAAGTGAATAATACATACGGCGAACCGGGGGCTGCCCCATCTATCCGCATTCGTGGTTTCGGTACAATGGTAGCCACCTCTGACCCTCTTTCAAATAAGAGCGCTTCAAATCCGCTCTATGTAGTGGATGGTGTTCCTTTTGATGGGAATATTGCAGAATTGAATCCTAATGATATTGAAAGCATGTCTATTTTGAAGGATGCCGCTTCTTCTGCTTTGTATGGTAACCGTGCCGCTAATGGTGTTGTCCTCATTACGACAAAAAGCGGACGTGGATCGAACAAACCGAGCGTCACACTTCAAATTAATCAAGGTATCTACAACCGTGGCCTTCCTGAATACGATCGCTTGGGAGCCGACCAGTGGATGGAAGCTTCATGGATTGCCATGAAGAATTATGCCATGACGGGTAGTTTGGGCTTGAATGCAGCAGATGCGGCAGCCTATGCTACCGCGCATGTAGTTTCGGACTATGCACGCCGCAATATTTATGACGGGGCAGACAATGCCTTGTTCGATGCTAACGGAAAACTGACTGCAAAGAGGCTTTCCGGCTATGATGACCTTGACTGGACGGATGATATTCAAAGGAACGGATATCGTCAAGAATATAATTTGTCCGCAAACTCTTCCGGTGAGAAATTGAGTGTTTATTCTTCTGTGGGCTATCTGAATGAAAAAGGGTACGTTATAGCCTCCGGATATGAACGCTTTTCCGGACGTGTCAACACTACATTCACCCCGAACAAATGGTTCAAGGCAGGGGTAAATTTGAGTGGATCTACCACCAAAAGGGATTATAACAGCAATGCAAGCGGCAATGCTTACGGTAATCCATTCTATATTACCCGATATACGGCTCCGATATATCCGCTGTTCATGCATAATGCCGACGGCTCTTATGCCTTGGATGAGTTTGGAAACAAGCAATATGATACGACTTCCCCTTATTTGGATAATAGAAATATTGCTTATGAATTACGCCAGAACAAGCAGGAGACTCGGCGTAATCTGTTGAACGGACAAGCTTTTGCTACGATCAATCTCCCTTACGACTTTTCTATAACGGTAAAAGGGGATATGACCAATACAACTGAAAATAGAAAGAAGTATGACAATCCTGTAATTGGCGACGGTGCTACCAATAACGGACGCCTTACCGGCACGTCTTATCAATACACCAACTACACCATGCAAGAGCTGATTAATTGGAAACACTCTTATGGCGTGAACAATGTAGATGTAATGTTGGGACATGAGAATTATAGCTGGGAGCGTAAATACACATCCGGCATGAACACGGGGATGGCTGTTGAAGGCAATCTGACCATTGGTAATTTCTTGAAAAACTCTTTTCTTGAGGGATATGACGATGAATACAAGACAGAATCTTATTTGGCACGTGCACGCTACAATTACGACGAACGTTATTTCGTAGAAGCTTCTTTCCGCCGTGACGGGTCATCTCGTTTCCATCCGGATAACCGTTGGGGTAACTTTTACTCTGTCGGTGCAAGTTGGAATATCAAGCGTGAAGAATTTATGAGGTCTCTTGACTGGGTGAACCATCTGAAGCTTCGTGCCTCTTATGGTGAAGTAGGTAATGACTTAGGTGTGAATTTCTATGGATATATGGCACTCTATTCTATTGAAAAAAATGCCGCCAAGGCTGCATTGGTGAAAAAGTCACTTGCCGCTCCCGGCATTAAATGGGAAACTACTCAAACAATGGACATTGCTCTTGAAGGCCGTTTGTTTGATCGTCTGAACTTTCAGATTGGTTACTTTGACAAGCGTTCCAAGGATCTTCTGTTTGAAGTGCGGTTGCCTCTTTCGGCCGGTTCTTATCCGTTCGATGAAAACAAGATGAACCTGACCCAATACAAGAATATAGGTACTGTTTCCAACCGGGGCATTGAACTTGCTTTGGATGTTGATGCAATAAGTTCACGCGACTGGCGTTGGAACATCGGACTTGACGCAACGTTCTTGAAGAATAAAATCGTGAAACTTCCCGATGGAAAAGACATTCTTCATGGCATACAGAATTATTCTGAAGGGCACTCCATTTATGAGTTCTATACATATCATTTTGAGGGTGTTGACCAAATGACAGGACAATCCCTTTATAAAATAGATCCGGATAAAGCCGAGACTGCTGCTAAAAATAACGCTTTAGTCAATATCAATGGCAAGGACTATACGACAAAAACCGCTTATGGACAGCGTGACTGGGCGGGCTCTGCACTTCCTAAAGTTTATGGCTCTGTAAGCTCCAGCCTCTCTTGGAAAGATTTAAGTTTGAGCTTATTGTTTACTTACAGTTTGGGAGGGAAAACTTACGACGGAGCTTATCGCTCATTGATGAGCACATCATCGGCATCATCGGCCAGTGCCAATCACAAGGACATCTTGAATTCATGGATGGGGGTTCCCGAAGGAATGACGGAAACTTCTGCCAACCGTATTGATGCCAACGGTTTGCCTTCAATAGACTTCAACCGGAGTTCAGATAATAATGATACAAGTGACCGATGGCTGACAAGCGCTTCTTATTTGGTGCTCAAAAACCTGAATTTGGGTTATAGCCTTCCGAAAAATTGGATTCAACACTTGGGAATCGGCGGAGTCACTTTGACAGCCGGTATTGAGAATCTCTTTACGCTGACTTCTCGCAAGGGGCTGAATCCTCAATATTCATTCAACGGTGGTTCGGATGATACTTATGTGACAGCCAGAGTTTATAATTTTGGCCTTACTGTTAAATTCTAA
- a CDS encoding RagB/SusD family nutrient uptake outer membrane protein produces MKNYINKLFIGGLLVGMSLTTSSCGEDYLNTAPTNSTGSGDAIGTTTNAAKALNGIAKLMSVQHYYFGQGFAGENNIISHYENYPSQNYLFNYYASGWAPIHNQQFHNRTNSIYDAYAWYYYYSIIGNANTIIANIDAAAGTEGEKKFIKASALTFRAFAYEKLIHYYCWRWQDSNNGASQGLVLRLDESIGSMPYSTLAETYTQIYKDLDDAIKLFAESGKDREAADVWIPNVNVAHAVYARAALTKQDYGKALSEAKLARKGYSLMSNAEYQSGFCKPTGEWIFGSYGDAQENNWYWSYGTNFSCNGHYATSQPTGAGAIGRELINRIPDKDARKALFLTEDKFPGYDLKDSKVMHQAYGIYQDENLKKEVYAYLKKMTPSGLADPYKAGYTYLDGHIKFWVFDTPGVSYLPFIRSSEMVLIEAEANYFLKDISAAQASLVELNATSGRNPDYKCTKTGDELWNEIMDYREVELWGEGFAWSDYKRWNRPVVRKSIADGGNAHASIAITIPADGANKWTWDVPLNETDYNDELK; encoded by the coding sequence ATGAAGAATTATATAAATAAACTTTTTATAGGTGGCCTGCTTGTAGGAATGTCATTGACTACATCTTCTTGTGGAGAAGACTACCTGAATACAGCACCTACCAATTCTACCGGTTCGGGTGATGCTATCGGTACAACGACCAATGCTGCTAAGGCTCTGAATGGTATCGCAAAGTTGATGAGTGTTCAACACTATTATTTTGGACAGGGATTTGCGGGGGAGAATAACATCATCTCACATTATGAAAACTATCCGAGTCAGAACTATTTGTTTAATTATTACGCAAGTGGCTGGGCTCCGATTCATAATCAGCAGTTCCACAATCGCACAAATAGCATATACGATGCTTATGCATGGTATTACTATTATTCGATTATCGGTAATGCAAATACAATCATTGCCAATATCGATGCGGCAGCCGGTACTGAGGGAGAAAAGAAATTCATTAAGGCTTCTGCCTTGACGTTCCGTGCATTTGCTTATGAAAAACTGATTCATTACTACTGCTGGCGGTGGCAGGATTCAAACAATGGAGCTTCCCAGGGTTTGGTTCTTCGTTTGGATGAATCTATCGGCAGTATGCCTTATTCTACGTTGGCCGAAACTTATACCCAGATTTATAAGGATCTGGATGACGCCATCAAGTTGTTTGCCGAAAGCGGTAAAGACCGTGAGGCTGCTGACGTTTGGATTCCAAATGTAAATGTGGCACATGCCGTGTATGCCCGTGCAGCTTTGACCAAGCAAGATTATGGTAAGGCGCTTTCCGAAGCTAAACTTGCACGTAAGGGTTATTCGCTGATGAGCAATGCCGAATATCAGTCTGGTTTCTGTAAACCTACCGGCGAATGGATTTTCGGTAGTTATGGTGATGCTCAGGAAAATAACTGGTATTGGAGTTATGGAACAAATTTCTCCTGCAACGGTCATTATGCCACCAGCCAACCAACAGGCGCTGGAGCCATCGGCCGTGAACTTATCAACCGTATTCCCGATAAAGACGCCCGCAAAGCTCTATTCCTGACGGAAGACAAATTCCCCGGTTATGACCTGAAAGACAGTAAGGTAATGCATCAAGCTTATGGGATTTATCAAGATGAGAATTTGAAAAAAGAAGTGTATGCTTACCTGAAGAAAATGACTCCTTCCGGTTTGGCCGATCCTTATAAAGCAGGTTATACTTATCTGGATGGGCATATCAAGTTCTGGGTATTTGATACTCCCGGCGTATCTTACTTGCCATTTATCCGTTCATCGGAAATGGTGCTCATTGAGGCGGAAGCTAATTATTTCCTAAAAGACATCTCTGCCGCCCAAGCTTCTTTGGTAGAATTAAATGCTACTTCTGGTCGCAATCCTGACTATAAATGTACAAAGACAGGTGATGAACTCTGGAACGAGATTATGGATTATCGTGAAGTGGAACTTTGGGGCGAAGGTTTTGCATGGAGTGACTACAAACGTTGGAATCGTCCTGTTGTACGCAAGTCTATCGCTGACGGAGGCAATGCACATGCATCTATCGCCATCACAATACCTGCGGACGGAGCCAATAAATGGACTTGGGATGTTCCGTTGAACGAAACAGATTATAATGATGAGTTAAAGTAA
- the hflX gene encoding GTPase HflX, with protein sequence MKEFVISEVQAETAVLVGLITKIQDERRTNEYLDELAFLAETAGAEVVKRFTQKLDQANSVTYVGTGKLAEIKEYIRNEEEAEREVGMVIFDDELSAKQIRNIEAELKIKILDRTSLILDIFAMRAQTANAKTQVELAQYKYMLPRLQRLWTHLERQGGGSGAGGGKGSVGLRGPGETQLEMDRRIILNRMSLLKERLAEIDRQKSTQRKNRGRMIRVALVGYTNVGKSTLMNLLAKSEVFAENKLFATLDTTVRKVIIENLPFLLSDTVGFIRKLPTDLVDSFKSTLDEVREADLLLHIVDISHPDFEEQIEVVNKTLADIGAAGKPMILVFNKIDAYTYVEKAADDLTPRTKENLTLEELMKTWMAKMEDNCLFISARERINMEGLKSVVYGRVKELHVQKYPYNDFLYQTYEEEV encoded by the coding sequence ATGAAAGAATTTGTAATCTCCGAAGTGCAGGCTGAGACTGCGGTATTGGTGGGGCTTATCACTAAAATCCAAGATGAGCGCAGAACCAACGAATACCTTGACGAGCTGGCATTCTTGGCTGAGACAGCCGGGGCGGAAGTAGTAAAGCGGTTTACCCAGAAGCTGGATCAGGCCAATTCCGTGACCTATGTGGGAACCGGGAAGCTGGCTGAAATAAAAGAATATATCAGGAATGAGGAAGAGGCCGAGCGTGAGGTCGGTATGGTGATATTTGACGATGAGCTTTCGGCGAAGCAGATACGTAATATTGAGGCGGAATTGAAAATCAAGATATTGGATCGTACTTCACTGATCCTTGATATTTTTGCTATGCGTGCACAAACAGCCAATGCGAAAACTCAGGTGGAACTGGCACAATACAAATATATGCTTCCCCGTTTGCAGCGTTTGTGGACTCACCTGGAACGTCAGGGAGGTGGTTCAGGCGCCGGAGGCGGTAAAGGTTCGGTAGGTTTGCGCGGTCCGGGTGAAACGCAGTTGGAAATGGACCGCCGCATCATTTTGAACCGCATGTCGCTGCTGAAAGAGCGTTTGGCGGAAATAGACAGGCAAAAGTCCACCCAACGGAAGAACCGTGGACGGATGATCCGTGTGGCATTGGTGGGATATACCAATGTGGGTAAGTCCACTCTGATGAACCTGCTTGCCAAGAGCGAGGTGTTTGCAGAAAACAAGCTGTTTGCCACATTGGATACGACAGTGCGCAAGGTGATTATCGAGAACTTGCCGTTCCTGCTTTCCGATACTGTCGGTTTCATCCGTAAATTGCCTACTGATTTGGTGGATTCCTTTAAATCTACTTTGGACGAGGTGCGCGAAGCCGATTTGTTGCTGCATATTGTGGATATCTCTCATCCTGATTTTGAAGAACAGATAGAAGTTGTGAACAAGACATTGGCAGACATCGGTGCAGCCGGTAAGCCCATGATTCTTGTATTCAATAAGATAGACGCTTACACCTACGTGGAAAAAGCGGCTGACGACCTTACCCCCAGAACCAAGGAGAACTTGACACTTGAAGAACTGATGAAGACGTGGATGGCAAAGATGGAGGATAATTGTCTCTTCATTTCTGCCCGCGAGAGAATCAATATGGAAGGACTGAAAAGTGTGGTTTACGGACGTGTGAAGGAATTGCACGTGCAGAAGTACCCTTATAACGATTTTCTTTATCAGACTTACGAAGAAGAAGTCTAA
- a CDS encoding DUF4954 family protein — MNYRSLTEDEILRLKSQSCLADDWGKVTVAEGFTTEFVHHTRFSGEVRLGLFHSEFTLPGGIRKHSGLRHVTLHNVTVGDNCCIENIQNYIANYEIGHDTFIENVDIILVDGVSRFGNGVEVSVLNETGGREVLINDKLSAHQAYILALYRHRPELIARMRAITDYYSGKHASSTGMIGSHVMILNTGSVKNVRIGDHCRICGTCRLYNGSINSNEVAPVHIGHGVICDDFIISSGSHVDDGAMLSRCFVGQACKLGHNYSASDSLFFSNCQGENGEACAIFAGPYTVTHHKSTLLIAGMFSFMNAGSGSNQSNHMYKLGPIHQGTLERGAKTTSDSYILWPARVGAFSLVMGRHVNHSDTSNLPFSYLIEQNNTTYLVPGVNLRSVGTIRDAQKWPKRDARTDTNKLDCINYNLLSPYTVQKMFKGLETLRNLRHASGELSDIYSFHSAKIRNSALVKGIKFYEIAIHKFLGNSVIKRLEGIGFRNDEEIRDRLKPGTDIGGGEWVDVSGLIAPKSEVDALIDGIESGKVNRLKCINAEFERMHGNYYEYEWTWAYGKLEEFYGFNPENIRAEDIIYIVEKWKEAVVGLDRMVYEDAKKEFSLASMTGFGADGSRLEKELDFEQVRGDFESNPFVTAVLKHIEVKTALGDELIERMKRVG, encoded by the coding sequence ATGAATTACAGAAGTCTGACGGAAGATGAAATTCTCCGTCTGAAGAGTCAGTCGTGTCTGGCTGATGACTGGGGAAAAGTAACCGTTGCCGAAGGGTTTACAACGGAGTTTGTGCATCATACCCGTTTTTCGGGAGAAGTACGTCTGGGGCTGTTTCACTCCGAATTTACTTTGCCGGGAGGTATCAGGAAACATTCCGGCCTGCGTCATGTCACACTTCACAATGTGACGGTGGGAGATAACTGTTGCATAGAAAATATTCAGAACTACATTGCCAATTATGAAATTGGGCATGACACATTTATCGAGAATGTGGACATTATCCTGGTAGATGGGGTCTCCAGATTCGGCAACGGGGTGGAGGTATCCGTGCTGAATGAAACAGGAGGGCGTGAGGTGCTGATCAATGATAAGCTGTCTGCCCATCAGGCATATATTCTGGCACTTTACCGCCATCGTCCGGAACTGATAGCTCGGATGAGGGCTATCACGGATTATTATTCAGGCAAACATGCTTCTTCCACAGGGATGATCGGCAGTCACGTGATGATACTGAATACCGGTTCTGTTAAGAATGTGCGTATCGGCGACCACTGCCGTATCTGCGGAACTTGCCGTTTGTACAATGGCAGCATCAACAGCAATGAAGTGGCTCCGGTGCACATCGGGCACGGGGTGATCTGTGATGATTTCATCATTTCTTCCGGTTCGCATGTCGATGACGGTGCAATGTTGAGCCGTTGTTTCGTGGGGCAGGCTTGTAAGTTGGGGCATAATTATTCCGCTTCGGACTCCTTGTTCTTTAGCAATTGCCAGGGAGAGAACGGAGAGGCATGTGCTATTTTTGCAGGTCCGTACACGGTGACACATCATAAGTCCACCTTGCTGATAGCCGGTATGTTTTCGTTTATGAATGCCGGTTCGGGCTCTAACCAAAGCAACCACATGTATAAGTTGGGGCCTATCCATCAGGGAACTTTGGAACGGGGAGCCAAAACAACTTCCGATTCATACATTCTGTGGCCTGCAAGGGTAGGGGCATTTTCGCTGGTGATGGGACGCCATGTCAACCATTCGGATACATCCAATCTGCCTTTCTCTTATCTGATAGAGCAGAACAATACCACTTATCTTGTTCCGGGTGTGAATCTGCGTAGTGTAGGTACTATCCGTGACGCGCAGAAGTGGCCCAAACGTGACGCCCGTACCGATACGAACAAATTGGATTGCATCAACTACAACCTGCTCAGTCCTTATACGGTGCAGAAGATGTTCAAGGGGCTTGAGACATTGCGGAATCTGCGCCATGCTTCCGGTGAGCTTTCTGACATCTACTCTTTTCACAGCGCTAAAATCCGTAATTCGGCGTTGGTGAAAGGGATTAAGTTCTATGAGATAGCTATCCATAAATTTCTGGGGAATTCTGTAATCAAACGTTTGGAAGGTATCGGTTTCCGGAACGATGAGGAAATACGGGACCGCCTGAAACCCGGTACTGACATCGGTGGCGGCGAATGGGTGGATGTGTCCGGTCTGATTGCTCCGAAAAGTGAGGTTGATGCACTGATAGACGGCATTGAGTCCGGAAAAGTGAACCGCTTGAAGTGTATCAATGCAGAGTTTGAAAGGATGCATGGCAACTATTATGAGTATGAGTGGACATGGGCTTACGGGAAACTGGAAGAATTTTACGGTTTCAATCCGGAGAACATAAGGGCGGAAGATATAATATATATTGTGGAGAAGTGGAAAGAGGCGGTTGTCGGTCTGGATCGTATGGTTTACGAGGATGCCAAGAAAGAATTTTCGCTGGCTTCCATGACAGGCTTTGGAGCCGATGGTTCACGTCTGGAGAAGGAACTGGACTTTGAGCAGGTGCGTGGAGACTTTGAAAGCAATCCGTTTGTAACGGCGGTGCTGAAGCACATTGAAGTGAAGACCGCGCTGGGCGACGAATTGATAGAACGGATGAAGCGGGTAGGATAG
- a CDS encoding fumarate hydratase, with product MATTPPFKYQPMFEKGEDTTEYYLLTKDYVSVSEFEGKPVLKIEKEGLTAMANAAFRDVSFMLRRSHNEQVAKILGDPEASDNDKYVALTFLRNAEVASKGVLPFCQDTGTAIIHGEKGQQVWTGYCDEEALSLGVYKTYTEENLRYSQNAPLTMYDEVNTKCNLPAQIDIEATEGMEYEFLCVTKGGGSANKTYLYQETKAILNPGTLVPFLISKIKTLGTAACPPYHIAFVIGGTSAEKNLLTVKLASTHFYDNLPTTGNEFGRAFRDIELEKEVLAEAHKIGLGAQFGGKYLAHDIRIIRLPRHGASCPVGLGVSCSADRNIKCKINKEGIWIEKLDSNPGELIPAELRKAGEGDVVKIDLNRPMADILKELTKYPVSTRLSLNGTIIVGRDIAHAKLKERLDRGEDLPQYIKDHPIYYAGPAKTPQGMACGSMGPTTAGRMDPYVDLFQSHGGSMIMLAKGNRSQQVTDACQKYGGFYLGSIGGPAAILAQNNIKSIECVEYPELGMEAIWKIEVEDFPAFILVDDKGNDFFKQLKPWNCSK from the coding sequence ATGGCAACAACACCTCCGTTTAAGTATCAGCCTATGTTCGAGAAAGGGGAAGATACAACTGAGTATTATCTGCTTACGAAAGATTATGTGTCAGTAAGCGAGTTTGAAGGGAAACCTGTCCTGAAGATTGAAAAAGAAGGTTTGACCGCTATGGCAAACGCGGCTTTCCGTGATGTGTCGTTTATGTTGCGTCGTTCGCACAACGAGCAGGTAGCTAAGATTCTGGGTGATCCTGAAGCGAGTGACAATGATAAGTATGTGGCGCTCACTTTCCTGCGCAACGCCGAAGTGGCATCCAAGGGTGTACTTCCTTTCTGTCAGGATACGGGTACTGCCATTATCCACGGTGAAAAAGGGCAGCAGGTATGGACAGGCTATTGTGATGAAGAAGCTCTTTCACTGGGCGTTTACAAAACATATACCGAAGAAAATCTGCGTTATTCCCAGAATGCTCCCCTCACAATGTATGACGAGGTGAATACGAAGTGTAACCTCCCGGCACAGATTGATATCGAGGCCACCGAAGGTATGGAGTATGAATTCCTCTGTGTCACCAAAGGTGGGGGATCTGCCAATAAAACCTATCTCTATCAAGAAACCAAAGCGATTCTGAATCCCGGAACTCTCGTACCGTTCCTTATCTCAAAGATAAAGACATTGGGTACGGCTGCCTGTCCTCCATATCACATCGCTTTTGTCATCGGTGGTACTTCTGCCGAAAAGAATCTGTTGACCGTGAAATTGGCTTCTACCCATTTCTACGACAATTTGCCTACAACCGGTAACGAGTTCGGCCGTGCTTTCCGTGACATAGAACTGGAAAAAGAAGTGCTGGCCGAAGCTCATAAAATAGGTCTTGGCGCCCAGTTTGGAGGCAAGTATCTGGCTCACGATATACGTATCATCCGCCTGCCGAGGCATGGTGCTTCTTGTCCGGTGGGGCTGGGAGTATCCTGCTCTGCCGACCGTAACATTAAATGTAAAATAAATAAGGAAGGCATTTGGATTGAGAAACTGGACAGCAATCCGGGAGAATTGATTCCGGCCGAACTGCGCAAGGCGGGTGAAGGAGATGTCGTTAAGATAGATTTGAACCGACCGATGGCCGATATCCTGAAGGAACTGACCAAATATCCCGTTTCTACCCGTCTGTCTCTGAACGGAACCATCATAGTAGGCCGTGACATCGCACACGCCAAACTGAAGGAACGTCTGGACCGCGGTGAGGATCTTCCGCAGTATATCAAAGACCATCCTATCTACTATGCCGGACCGGCCAAAACTCCTCAAGGTATGGCTTGCGGTTCTATGGGGCCGACTACTGCCGGACGTATGGATCCGTATGTTGATCTTTTCCAAAGCCACGGAGGCAGCATGATTATGCTTGCCAAGGGTAACCGTAGCCAGCAGGTGACGGATGCCTGCCAAAAGTATGGCGGTTTCTACCTTGGCTCTATTGGAGGTCCTGCCGCTATATTGGCGCAGAACAATATCAAGAGCATCGAATGTGTGGAGTATCCTGAATTGGGTATGGAAGCCATCTGGAAAATTGAAGTGGAAGATTTTCCTGCATTCATTCTGGTAGATGATAAGGGTAATGATTTCTTTAAGCAATTGAAGCCTTGGAATTGCAGTAAATAA